From the genome of Argentina anserina chromosome 4, drPotAnse1.1, whole genome shotgun sequence, one region includes:
- the LOC126790302 gene encoding protein SIEVE ELEMENT OCCLUSION B-like: MALQPQNSLTSHNRVNFQDTIAPRAAFQDNRAPQNAGLVPQNAGPVPQITAPAPHIAPEPQSALMHQNKPSARVLGRGGDNYLGRGGDNYLGRGGDNYRTTPATHQLGRDRRHSASSDDNTLSNQILFTDRSHERPYDVPLLSVKQILQTIEAILARANKPVDLHGTVVPGGLVPATAHVDTLEHEKAMHANLSSLHDSIDVPTGILNEISCEILSKSLSGADANKTTMDILERVQHYDWDEKLVLALASFAIKDGEFWLVAQLFTTNALAKAIGQLKQMQEILERSGTSLKPKFDAYNTLVNAVLKVTKIIVHLQDLNHDPHLTPEIKATSPTNHIPTAVYWTIRSIVILASQLLGITGSDPEYVTEAWELASLAHKLENIYNHLEENLTRLNLLIQKFRDEEAFNAIARILESPHIDNSKPLRVLFYKDDQPALFDGYNKKRVDIDVLRRKVVILMISDLEIAQENEYLIAQQMHAEKRQFPTRPESQYEIVWVPIVDNWTDAKQRQFEELRSGMEWYTVYHPSVVSPIVVKYIKHQKKWNFVKKPLLVVMDPQGKIVHTNAVHMMCVFGSAAYPFTSTRERLLWEEETWRIELLADAIDQTLLNWISEKKYICLYGGEDINWIRNFTRAAKDVALDAGIQLELLYLGKSKQKERVAADIIRAIKEEKLSHTIDWNLIWFFWVRIESMWQSKGQLLSELSRANFRDDNIRNDIIMQGIVSLLSFGSSDRGWAVIGVPSAEMSKANGDHMLKSMNDFKIWKPRHNEIGFTSALNEYLTGVHKSAPHHCTSLILPATGVMPETVACAECGRLMERYAMFRCCTD; the protein is encoded by the exons ATGGCCCTTCAACCTCAAAACTCCCTTACCTCCCATAATAGGGTGAACTTTCAAGATACCATTGCACCTAGGGCTGCTTTTCAGGACAACCGTGCACCTCAGAATGCTGGCCTTGTACCGCAAAATGCCGGCCCTGTACCTCAGATTACTGCCCCTGCACCTCATATAGCTCCTGAACCTCAAAGTGCCCTTATGCATCAAAATAAGCCGTCCGCCCGTGTCCTAGGCCGTGGAGGAGACAATTACctaggaagaggaggagacaACTATCTAGGCAGAGGAGGAGACAACTATCGTACTACTCCAGCTACTCATCAGCTCGGTAGAGATCGTCGTCATTCAGCATCATCAGATGACAATACCTTATCCAACCAAATTCTATTCACTGATAGATCACATGAACGCCCCTACGATGTGCCTCTTCTTTCTGTCAAGCAGATTCTCCAAACAATCGAGGCCATTCTGGCTCGTGCTAACAAACCAGTTGACCTCCACGGCACTGTAGTTCCT GGAGGTCTTGTACCTGCAACTGCACATGTGGACACTTTGGAACATGAGAAGGCCATGCATGCTAACCTGAGTAGCCTCCATGACAGCATCGATGTTCCAACCGGCATTCTGAATGAAATTTCTTGCGAG ATACTTAGCAAGTCACTATCAGGGGCAGACGCAAACAAGACCACCATGGACATTTTAGAGAGGGTCCAGCACTACGATTGGGATGAAAAGCTGGTGCTTGCCTTGGCATCTTTTGCAATCAAAGATGGTGAATTTTGGCTTGTGGCTCAGCTTTTCACCACCAACGCACTGGCCAAAGCCATTGGACAGCTGAAGCAAATGCAAGAGATACTAGAACGATCAGGGACTAGCTTGAAACCAAAGTTTGACGCGTACAACACTCTGGTTAATGCCGTGCTTAAGGTGACCAAGATCATTGTTCACTTGCAGGACCTTAACCACGACCCCCACTTGACCCCTGAAATCAAAGCTACATCTCCCACTAATCATATCCCCACTGCTGTTTACTGGACTATCCGGAGTATAGTCATTCTTGCATCTCAACTTTTAGGGATCACCGGCTCCGATCCAGA GTACGTAACAGAGGCATGGGAACTTGCATCCTTGGCACACAAGCTCGAAAACATATACAACCATCTTGAGGAGAACCTAACTAGACTGAATCTACTCATTC AGAAGTTCAGAGATGAAGAAGCATTCAATGCAATTGCACGAATCTTAGAATCCCCACATATTGATAACTCCAAGCCTCTGAGGGTTTTGTTTTACAAGGATGACCAACCTGCACTCTTTGATGGCTACAACAAGAAGAGG GTGGACATTGATGTGCTAAGGAGGAAGGTGGTGATACTGATGATTTCAGACCTGGAAATCGCCCAGGAAAACGAGTACCTAATTGCTCAACAAATGCACGCAGAGAAACGTCAATTCCCAACAAGGCCAGAGAGCCAGTATGAGATTGTCTGGGTTCCCATTGTAGACAATTGGACTGACGCTAAGCAGCGGCAGTTTGAGGAACTTAGAAGTGGCATGGAATGGTACACTGTGTATCACCCTTCGGTGGTGTCTCCCATTGTGGTAAAGTACATCAAGCACCAGAAGAAATGGAACTTTGTGAAGAAGCCTCTGCTTGTGGTTATGGACCCTCAAGGCAAAATAGTGCACACAAATGCTGTTCACATGATGTGTGTTTTCGGAAGTGCAGCATACCCATTCACAAGCACCAGAGAGAGATTGCTCTGGGAAGAAGAGACATGGAGGATTGAGCTTTTAGCAGATGCTATTGATCAAACCTTACTCAACTGG ATTTCAGAAAAGAAGTACATTTGCCTGTATGGTGGGGAAGACATCAACTGGATCCGAAACTTCACAAGGGCTGCAAAAGATGTGGCATTGGACGCTGGTATCCAGCTAGAGTTGCTCTATCTAGGCAAAAGCAAGCAGAAGGAGCGAGTGGCCGCAGACATCATCCGCGCCATTAAGGAGGAGAAGCTAAGCCACACCATCGACTGGAACCTCATTTGGTTCTTCTGGGTTCGTATTGAGAGCATGTGGCAGTCCAAAGGGCAGCTTCTGAGTGAGCTCTCCAGGGCAAACTTCAGGGATGATAACATAAGAAATGACATCATAATGCAGGGGATCGTGTCGCTGCTGAGCTTTGGTTCTAGTGACCGGGGGTGGGCTGTGATCGGGGTTCCTTCAGCAGAGATGTCTAAGGCTAATGGGGATCACATGTTGAAGAGCATGAACGACTTCAAGATATGGAAGCCTAGGCACAACGAGATAGGCTTCACCAGTGCACTGAATGAATATCTTACTGGGGTGCACAAGAGCGCGCCTCATCACTGCACCAGTCTCATACTGCCTGCCACCGGCGTCATGCCTGAGACCGTGGCCTGTGCTGAATGTGGTCGTCTCATGGAGAGGTACGCCATGTTCCGCTGCTGCACTGATTGA
- the LOC126791252 gene encoding protein SIEVE ELEMENT OCCLUSION B-like has translation MALVPQNKTPNNIPKGDYCRPHLLSRDSHRQFETEDSSIISQVLYIDESHDDRPYDPTPISLKHILRASEVILSHADTPDIHSDVSRSTIPASGADEYTLEDDLEQFASSVSLHESYGVPTSIFIAISGKLFTKKWITREDNNKQKIAMGILHAVHQYDWQEKVVLVLGTFAVKNGELWLVAQLYTTYALAREIGKLEQLPELLEGPATNSKSKFEAYNNLVQAVLKVTKLIIRLQEIRRDPDSNAELESTTNSTDFHIATAVYWTIWSLVVAASHFVGITCMGLDYKMEAWGLSFAIQKLETIQGDLEESINSLYDAIKRKKDDKDLAAIAYILENPHLDNIKPLKVLFFKDQPALYDCYRKRRVSIGLLKGKIVILFLTDLDILHEKEYMIVQQMYMEKHHEPTKPENQYEVVWIPILDTWTAAKYERFETIRNAMEWYSVYLPSVVSPTVIRYIRKEDKWNFVKKPLLVVMDPQGNIVHNNAVHMICVFGSIAFPFNKSREDLLWEKETWRMELVADPIDDNILSWITERKHLCLYGGEDINWIRNFTRVAKNVAWEAGIGLELLYVGKNKAKERLVKNIMRIIQDENLSHTIEWHLISFFWTRLESMWQSKGHQLQNKLKSSQLRSTDSVAMKKDDAVMQGIISMLSFGSSDHGWAVIGACSAEMSKANGEHMLRSLREFNAWKTRHIEIGFTPALNEYLAGVSKQAPHHCSNLTLPVTGLMPETVACAECGRIMERFNMFLCCSD, from the exons ATGGCCCTTGTACCTCAGAAcaagacacccaacaacatTCCTAAAGGAGACTACTGTCGTCCTCATCTGCTCAGTAGAGATAGCCATCGTCAATTTGAAACGGAAGACAGTTCAATCATCAGCCAAGTTCTGTACATCGATGAATCTCATGATGACCGTCCCTATGATCCTACTCCTATTTCCTTGAAACATATTCTACGAGCCTCTGAGGTTATTCTTTCCCATGCCGATACCCCAGATATCCATTCCGATGTTTCG AGATCAACAATACCTGCGAGTGGAGCAGATGAGTATACCTTGGAGGATGACTTGGAACAATTTGCGAGCTCAGTTAGCCTGCATGAAAGCTACGGTGTTCCAACCAGTATCTTTATTGCAATTTCCGGCAAG TTATTTACAAAAAAGTGGATAACCAGAGAAGATAACAACAAGCAAAAGATAGCCATGGGTATTTTACATGCCGTCCATCAGTACGATTGGCAAGAAAAGGTGGTACTCGTCCTGGGAACTTTTGCTGTGAAAAATGGTGAGCTTTGGCTTGTGGCTCAGCTTTACACTACCTATGCGCTAGCCAGAGAAATCGGCAAACTCGAGCAATTACCGGAGTTATTGGAGGGCCCAGCGACGAATTCAAAGTCAAAATTTGAAGCATACAACAATCTTGTTCAAGCCGTGCTTAAAGTGACCAAGCTCATTATTCGGTTACAGGAGATTCGCCGTGATCCGGACTCGAACGCCGAGCTAGAATCGACGACTAATTCAACTGATTTCCATATTGCTACTGCTGTTTACTGGACAATTTGGAGCCTAGTAGTTGCTGCATCACACTTTGTAGGGATCACCTGCATGGGTCTTGA CTACAAGATGGAAGCATGGGGACTATCATTTGCGATCCAAAAGCTCGAGACCATACAGGGCGACCTTGAGGAGTCCATAAACAGTTTATATGATGCCATCA agagaaagaaagatgaTAAAGATTTAGCTGCTATTGCATACATTTTAGAAAACCCACATCTTGACAACATCAAGCCTTTAaaggttttgtttttcaagGACCAGCCAGCACTCTATGATTGCTACAGAAAGAGAAGG GTGAGCATTGGTCTGTTGAAGGGGAAGATTGTAATACTGTTCCTTACAGATCTAGACATCCTCCATGAAAAGGAGTACATGATCGTTCAACAAATGTACATGGAAAAGCACCACGAGCCAACGAAGCCAGAGAACCAGTACGAGGTTGTGTGGATTCCGATTTTGGACACATGGACTGCAGCCAAATATGAACGGTTTGAAACCATTAGAAATGCAATGGAATGGTACTCGGTTTACCTCCCTTCAGTAGTTTCGCCGACTGTGATCAGGTATATTCGAAAGGAGGATAAATGGAACTTTGTGAAGAAGCCTTTGCTTGTGGTGATGGACCCTCAAGGAAATATAGTGCACAACAATGCTGTACACATGATATGTGTTTTTGGAAGCATAGCATTTCCATTTAATAAAAGCAGGGAGGACTTGCTCTGGGAAAAAGAGACCTGGAGGATGGAACTTGTGGCAGACCCCATCGATGATAATATACTTTCTTGG ATCACCGAAAGAAAGCACTTATGCTTGTACGGTGGAGAAGATATAAATTGGATCCGGAATTTCACAAGGGTGGCAAAAAATGTTGCTTGGGAAGCTGGAATCGGGTTGGAATTGCTTTACGTGGGCAAGAACAAGGCTAAAGAGAGACTGGTGAAGAACATAATGAGAATCATTCAAGACGAGAATCTAAGCCACACGATCGAGTGGCACCTCATTTCGTTTTTCTGGACTCGTCTGGAAAGCATGTGGCAATCCAAAGGACATCAACTCCAGAACAAGCTTAAATCAAGCCAACTTCGGAGCACTGATTCCGTTGctatgaagaaagatgatgCCGTAATGCAGGGAATTATATCTATGCTGAGCTTCGGTTCCAGCGACCATGGGTGGGCGGTGATTGGAGCCTGTTCGGCGGAAATGTCTAAGGCAAACGGGGAGCACATGTTGAGGAGCTTGAGGGAGTTTAATGCGTGGAAGACAAGGCACATTGAGATAGGGTTTACACCTGCACTGAATGAATACCTAGCTGGGGTGTCAAAGCAAGCTCCACATCACTGCTCCAATTTGACGTTGCCCGTCACCGGACTAATGCCGGAGACGGTGGCCTGTGCTGAATGTGGACGTATCATGGAGAGGTTCAACATGTTCCTGTGCTGCAGTGACTGA